The genomic segment CGAAGATGCTGTCAAGTCCATCCTTCTCTGCAACTGCAGGTTCAGTTATTCCAATTAATACTTCCATTCTATTACTGAGTTTTGATGCTAAATCCATTAAAAATACTGAAGCTGGAAGAGGTCATTGGACATGGCTCGGGATCTCTGCCTGCTTCAGCCAAAAATAGCATTGGATGGCAATGCTCGTTCGAAACGAAAAAGATCCAAGTGTTCAGATGATATAGGGAATTTTCCAAGCTGGAAAGAGCTGCTAGCATGGTCTTGGGTGGATGAGAAGTACCTAATAAAACAGTGCAATGTTGGGTATAGAGCTGCTCGTATTCTTCAACTTGCTACAATGTTTGCCCAAGGGGATCTTCGTGAGGATCACATCGCCAAACTTGAACAATCTTCGGATCCAACATCCTTTGAGACTTTATATCAAAAGTTGTTGAAAATCAAAGGTTTTGGTCCCTTTGTCTGTTCCAATATTATGATGTGTGTCGGATTTTATCAAAGGATTCCCTCCGATTCTGAAACTATCAGGCACTTGAAACAGGTcgtcttctctctttttttcttttttcttttttattcaattatttaccTATTGTCTTGCTCATATTAATTAGGTACATGGCAAGCAAAATTGCTCTAAACAGACAATTGGAAAAGATGTTGAGGAAATTTATGGCAAATATAATCCATTTCAATGCTTGGCATACTGGTGAGGAAACAAGGTTCAAAATTTTTCAATATCTTTTTTTGTTAATTCGGTCACTCGACATAGTAGTGCTTTTTCACattaatcacttaaaaattaAGATAAACTACTTGTCAGCCactctaaataaaaataaaagatataatttacCCTATTGTATATTATGTTTGGTTTATGATGAaattaaaattctttaatcatatGTTTAATGTGAAAACATATTTCTTTACCATTATCATAAATATATTTGAAACTGTGATGGGTACAATTATATCATTAAATccatttgttaaaatattaatgtattaAGAAGCATTTAAATTCCTCATTGTTTATTTTAAGGCCagttcttcatttcttttaaaaagtactgtggaaaagtgcttttaaaaagtttagtttaaaatttgattgTTTAGCATTGCtctcaaaaagtgcttttgagaaataaaatgtctattttagacatgttattatcaagtaacaaatatgcatttaaataatatttaaattagttaatattattatattttagtaataatataaaaaaattattataacttgttgttaatattttaatatataaaatataaattgtaaatatttttaagcaataaatattaattatttataaaatttaattagaatatataaactatattttaaatatttaaatataaccattaaatatttgtaattagtattttaaaaaatattgtttatttttaattaatgattttaacacaattgtaattgagcaccaagaaaaaaaaagaaaaatactatgttattgaaggggtgaaaaagtaattaatcaccaaaagtgcttttgggagaggaaaagttaaaatttttagcttctcctatTCAGCTCCTTTTCAAAAGTGctttgaaaagctaaaaatttcagccaaaaataGTTTTTTCTTCACAGTTTTTCTTTTGAAAGTGCTTTTAGAgtcagaaatatttttttaagcaatgaagaactggtcCTTAATatctaataattattaataaaaaaaaacttgttcaataaattttaaacttcttTTGTTCAAGTCTCTCCttttgtataaatttttaatttggaaattCCAGCTGATGGATTGGTGCTTGCAGGGTGGAATTGATTGAGGAATATGAAAACAAATTTGGGAAGCTGAGTAAGCTGGAAGCTGCCAACTATCATCTTATTACTGCCCCTCGCTACTTAGGGACTAGGGAGTAATTAATTCAACTGGTTAATTGTCTAATTTCACAATATTTATCTAGCGTTAGATTCAATGCTTAAAACTACTCATAGTAGTGTTTCCTTAACCCttaaaatagaaagataatacattttttcagcacactcgaacccacgtcctcttgTATTGAAAATAATATCGATgctaattcttatttttttaattatatatcttattACTTCATTTTTCCAAAACGTATCctacttttatttaaatttctaacATCCCCTGTGGGTCTGCGAGTTGGAAACTTTGGCCAAGCTCACGCCATTCTTCAAGCCTCTCCTGAGGTAAAGCCAGGTCATTGAAGGCAAACATACCAATGCTTTGGTATGCATAAGCCAGAAGTGGGCTGATCTTGATTTATGCCAAAACCTTCAACTAAAGCTCTATATATTAACAAACATGATCTTGATCAACCAAGTTAGCAACTTCTCATGATAATTTTAGGTTATAaaatgtatttgatatattacttagaataatatcagacCGTTTGGcaaaataaattttacatttttatcttcatttttaacacattatttacaaagtcaaatctattgtttttcaaaatggttaaaatatgtcataagttttTGCACTctttgtaaatttgaaatttaatttttgtacttttgattcCAGGAATTTAGTTCATctactttttcatattttaaaattcaggtcaAACTGTTgaacactattaaaattattttgttaagaaCCCCGTGTGTTGGTCTAATGGCTAGGGTGTTCACTGCCTCAGGTGTGACTTGGGTTTGAGTTGCGTTAGTTGCATTGTTGTTAGTGCTTTGCCCTCCTCTTGTAATTCTCAAAAAAAgagattattttgttaaattcaagttcattataatgtcatttttttagtGGCATTACTACCAAGTGAGTTTAAAATGTCACAAcaacaaatttaaccaaaaaaacttaaaagtgttaacaattggacctggattttgaaatatgaaaaggatGACTAAATTCTTGGAAATAAAAGTacggactaaattccaaatttgagaAGACTAAAGGGACCTATGACattttttaaccttttaaaatataggcataatgacttatttggccctccatctttacaaaaaaaatcattttggtccTCTAGATAATTTTTTGTCCTTTTTAgcatttaaatttggttttttttctcaaatcaccccaaaatgatggaaaaattaacattttttaactttgctaatgtggcatacacgtggatgacatgtcaacatttaattaatatttaaaaatttttaaaattatttttaaaaattaaaaatcattaaaattacataaaaagtacaaaaatattttaaaatattttaaaattaattaaatgctaacaTGCCAAGTGGCAATCCACATctatgccacatcagcaaagttaacaaacgttaacttTCCATTTATTTTGgggtgatttaaaaaaaaatgcaaattccAGGGATAAAAAAAGCGAAAATTTAAATGGAGGGCTAAAATGACATTTTGTAAAATTGGAGGGCGTAAAAAGTTATTATgccaaaaatataatataatgttactttcaaaaaaatatataatgttaaaagaaatagGGCAAACTACCCTCATTAGTCACTCTAAATAGGAGTGCTCAAATTtcgattaaaatcaaattaaccgACCAAACTGATCTAATTCAGTTAGTCGATCTAATTCGGTTGGAGGTCGATTAATGACTTTTTGGaaatttggttgttgattaattcggttcaaaatcgggtaattaaccaaattaaccgaacttaataattaatattatatattatatgtattaagCTTAGCCCACTGCCCATTGCCCACTATCCCCCCAACCCCAACCATCGGCCAACCCTAGCAATCCTAAGTCCTACCCAATATAAACCCAATCCTGTTATGAATATtctattaagtggatgtccatcaatatcaagataaattttgatgtactttaaattctaatagtgattagaagtagatctctacttcatttatacttcttatgcctataaatagaggctttgGAAAAGCATTATAAACAttccgattgatcaataaaatacgctcaCTCTTTTGctctctcattttctttgttcttttccctctatttttttatattttataacacgttatcagcacaattctcttttattttataatatagtcACTCCAAATCTGATGCTCAAGTTATTGCCGATTGCCTGCTAGAGCTAT from the Gossypium hirsutum isolate 1008001.06 chromosome D09, Gossypium_hirsutum_v2.1, whole genome shotgun sequence genome contains:
- the LOC107941122 gene encoding uncharacterized protein, whose product is MELKLALGEWSGRFDMEKAVCNHGFFMMSPNLWIPSTKSLRRPLRLADSTRSVPVTISHPLHHPFLLIQVHHSPISSADEAVILEQVGRMLRISKKDERDVTEFQEMHSSARENGLGRIFRSPSFFEDAVKSILLCNCSWKRSLDMARDLCLLQPKIALDGNARSKRKRSKCSDDIGNFPSWKELLAWSWVDEKYLIKQCNVGYRAARILQLATMFAQGDLREDHIAKLEQSSDPTSFETLYQKLLKIKGFGPFVCSNIMMCVGFYQRIPSDSETIRHLKQVHGKQNCSKQTIGKDVEEIYGKYNPFQCLAYWVELIEEYENKFGKLSKLEAANYHLITAPRYLGTRE